One segment of Rosa chinensis cultivar Old Blush chromosome 6, RchiOBHm-V2, whole genome shotgun sequence DNA contains the following:
- the LOC112170205 gene encoding phosphatidylinositol transfer protein 3, producing the protein MFGYWGKSHHQENDSLQPEVKINELKAAIGPLSGRSLQFCTDACFRRYLDARNGNVDKSKKMLEESLKWRSTYKPEEIRWPEVAVEGETGKVYRANFRDRHGRTVLILRPAMQNTMSLDNNMRHLVYLIENAVFNLPEGQEQMAWLIDFTGWTLNTSVPVKSARDTINILQNHYPERLAVAFLYNPPRIFEAFWKIVKYFLDNKTFHKVKFVYPKKKDSVELMKHYFDEENLPTEFGGKAILEYDHEEFSKLMTQDDVKSAAFWGCDNKLHHASNGHSGAEVAPEPACLTPAAS; encoded by the exons ATGTTTGGTTACTGGGGAAAGTCTCATCATCAGGAGAATGATTCACTGCAGCCTGAGGTGAAG ATCAACGAGCTAAAGGCTGCAATTGGACCCCTATCAGGCCGTAGTTTGCAGTTCTGTACTGATGCGTGCTTCAGGAGGTACTTGGATGCGCGGAATGGGAATGTAGACAAGTCGAAGAAAATGTTGGAAGAATCACTCAAATGGAGGTCGACTTATAAGCCTGAGGAAATTCGTTGG CCTGAAGTTGCAGTTGAAGGCGAGACTGGAAAAGTTTATAGAGCAAATTTTCGTGACCGTCATGGGAGGACTGTTCTGATATTGAGACCAGCAATGCAG AACACAATGTCATTAGACAATAACATGCGGCACTTGGTGTATCTTATAGAGAATGCAGTCTTTAATCTTCCAGAGGGTCAGGAACAAATGGCTTGGTTGATAGACTTTACTGGGTGGACACTGAATACTTCTGTGCCTGTCAAATCAGCACGCGATACCATCAATATTTTACAGAACCACTATCCTGAGAGGCTAGCCGTGGCGTTTCTCTACAACCCTCCACGGATTTTTGAAGCATTTTGGAAG ATTGTCAAGTACTTCTTGGATAACAAAACATTCCACAAAGTAAAGTTTGTTTACCCGAAGAAGAAAGACAGCGTGGAGCTTATGAAACACTATTTTGATGAGGAAAATCTCCCTACTGAGTTTGGAGGAAAAGCCATTCTAGAGTATGACCACGAGGAGTTCTCAAAATTAATGACTCAAGATGATGTGAAATCAGCTGCCTTTTGGGGCTGTGATAACAAGTTACATCATGCTAGCAATGGCCATTCTGGAGCTGAGGTAGCTCCTGAACCAGCGTGCCTCACGCCGGCAGCTAGTTGA
- the LOC112170204 gene encoding uncharacterized protein At1g01500, whose amino-acid sequence MDVPYETTPSNGEVANHGLQIIRYSPYQHNSKLSSPWFDLRVFYVRISNFMVDESTPKFLTLIHIPLSPDTLLEVNGAKTSMYSDGVSSHLRRDRVDKKSEEVTFVNTDSIRFTGSVKFEVFDKDDLILSGVLDMSNSNGFVGESKNNAKRWSMNCESEITAGTGFFKGKQLNGTESPAPSIEVYVAGSFSGTPIILTKTLQISFRKKHNRKSTLDAIPEYEATELQKDESPELDTEVAEYRNYKPENEEEYGMYWRRTEYMDGEDGELSWFNAGVRVGVGIGLGICLGVGIGVGLLVRTYQTTTRTFKRRLV is encoded by the exons ATGGATGTTCCTTATGAAACAACACCAAGCAATGGTGAAGTGGCCAATCACGGCCTTCAGATTATTAGATACTCTCCTTACCAGCACAACAGTAAATTATCATCACCCTGGTTTGATCTGAGAGTCTTCTATGTAAGGATCAGCAACTTTATGGTGGATGAATCTACCCCCAAGTTTCTGACCCTCATCCATATTCCTCTAAGCCCAGATACCCTTTTGGAAGTAAACGGTGCAAAAACTAGCATGTACTCTGATGGTGTATCTTCACATCTTAGAAGGGATCGGGTGGACAAGAAATCCGAAGAAGTCACATTTGTGAATACAGACAGCATAAGGTTCACAGGGAGTGTGAAATTTGAGGTGTTTGATAAAGATGATCTTATTCTCTCCGGGGTGTTAGATATGTCTAATAGCAATGGTTTTGTTGGGGAATCAAAGAACAATGCCAAGCGATGGAGCATGAATTGTGAATCGGAGATCACTGCTGGCACTGGATTTTTCAAGGGAAAACAACTTAATGGCACTGAATCACCTGCACCAAGCATTGAGGTTTACGTTGCTGGCTCCTTCTCTGGAACACCAATCATCTTAACCAAGACCCTGCAGATTAGTTTCCGAAAGAAGCACAATAGGAAGAGCACTTTGGATGCAATTCCGGAGTATGAAGCAACTGAATTGCAGAAAGATGAGTCTCCTGAACTTGATACGGAG GTGGCAGAATATAGAAACTACAAACCAGAAAATGAGGAAGAGTATGGGATGTACTGGAGGAGGACAGAATACATGGATGGTGAAGATGGCGAGCTCTCATGGTTCAATGCTGGTGTGAGAGTTGGCGTTGGAATTGGACTTGGCATTTGTCTTGGAGTTGGGATAGGGGTTGGTTTGCTGGTTCGTACATATCAAACAACCACTCGGACTTTCAAGAGGCGACTGGTGTGA
- the LOC112171725 gene encoding circumsporozoite protein-like, giving the protein MYVGGGDHGVIITLSRGGGANHQITGVAGEKITTGARGGNNGIIGTGGGENGFTSGVDDGIATGAGGETNGITGGGEVSTTGACGGGDGITGAGMTGAGGGVSSTDGGNDGVSFLGGGDVVTGVDFIQSFPLIKSVVKKFAICFSLKFRAHLTLLDVVAPSPSHLNCPQNEFVINSCSVDPSESRDQPSGSITSCMLE; this is encoded by the coding sequence ATGTATGTTGGTGGAGGCGACCACGGAGTTATAATCACCCTCTCTCGTGGCGGTGGTGCGAACCACCAGATCACGGGTGTCGCTGGTGAGAAGATCACCACCGGTGCCCGTGGGGGCAACAACGGAATTATCGGTACCGGTGGTGGTGAAAATGGATTTACCAGTGGTGTCGACGACGGGATCGCCACCGGTGCTGGTGGGGAAACTAATGGAATCACCGGTGGTGGGGAAGTTAGTACCACCGGGGCTTGTGGTGGTGGAGACGGGATTACAGGTGCCGGGATGACCGGTGCTGGTGGTGGTGTATCCAGTACCGATGGAGGCAATGACGGCGTCTCCTTTTTAGGTGGAGGCGACGTTGTTACCGGCGTAGACTTTATCCAATCCTTTCCATTGATAAAGTCTGTTGTCAAAAAATTTGCAATTTGTTTCTCACTGAAGTTTCGCGCCCATTTAACCCTGTTGGATGTTGTTGCTCCTAGTCCGTCGCATTTGAATTGTCCACAAAATGAGTTTGTCATTAATTCTTGTTCTGTGGATCCATCAGAATCACGGGACCAACCTAGTGGTTCTATCACATCTTGCATGTTAGAGTAG